The following proteins are encoded in a genomic region of Iodidimonas sp. SYSU 1G8:
- a CDS encoding site-2 protease family protein has protein sequence MMDVLYQISVAAIPILLAITFHEVAHGFVARQYGDPTAAEAGRLSLNPLRHIDPFGTVILPGMLLFAGLPPFGYAKPVPVDFRRLQNPKRDMIWVAAAGPSVNLFMAIGAALLLNATAVLSGGAQAWFQTMLQTAIAVNIVLFVFNMIPLPPLDGGRVAVGILPLGLARPLARLERYGMFIIFGALLIPALVNQFFGTNFHPVWAIIQPAVKFLYKGITGLFILIPGIS, from the coding sequence ATGATGGACGTTCTCTACCAGATCTCGGTCGCGGCCATTCCGATCCTGCTGGCCATAACGTTTCACGAGGTCGCGCACGGTTTCGTCGCCCGGCAATATGGCGATCCCACCGCGGCCGAAGCTGGCCGTCTCTCGCTCAATCCGCTGCGTCACATCGATCCGTTCGGCACGGTCATCCTGCCCGGCATGCTCCTGTTCGCCGGCTTGCCGCCCTTCGGCTACGCCAAGCCGGTCCCGGTCGATTTCCGGCGGCTCCAGAATCCCAAGCGGGACATGATCTGGGTGGCCGCCGCCGGACCGTCGGTCAATCTGTTCATGGCGATCGGCGCGGCGCTGCTGCTCAACGCGACCGCCGTGCTGAGCGGCGGCGCGCAGGCCTGGTTCCAGACCATGCTGCAGACGGCGATCGCGGTGAACATCGTCCTGTTCGTCTTCAACATGATCCCGCTGCCGCCGCTGGATGGCGGTCGCGTCGCGGTCGGCATTCTTCCCCTTGGCCTCGCGCGGCCGCTCGCCCGGCTCGAGCGCTATGGGATGTTCATCATTTTTGGCGCGTTGCTGATCCCGGCGCTCGTCAACCAGTTCTTCGGCACCAACTTCCATCCGGTATGGGCGATCATACAACCGGCGGTGAAATTCCTGTATAAGGGCATCACAGGGCTGTTCATCCTCATCCCGGGCATCAGTTGA
- a CDS encoding LysM peptidoglycan-binding domain-containing protein: MQVNSGTFGKLAAALVILVLAACETREPPTARYVPPEPPARGPNSPFPVPEPVDKPEPEFPIVAAPLGKKAIATATLDDVPGGGTAAPPPKRPSYGGKASAPSVPQGTPKPAVAGERTITVESGDTVYALARRHGVNAREIIELNGLEPPYGLRVGQKLRIPGGERHSVVPGDTLYSISRRYGVDIDSLTRANGVGENNGIVIGQLLVIPAATGGALEPATSVAAVVPATQEAAPRKQEKVPGGFIWPASGEVIATFGPQRGGAHSDGINIRLPRGTKIQATAAGTVVYTGNELKGFGNLILLRHTAGWVSAYAHNDDVLVSRGQAVGKGAVIARAGSSGSVQEPQLHFELRQGARAVDPMQYLPPV; this comes from the coding sequence ATGCAAGTAAACAGCGGCACCTTCGGCAAACTCGCGGCGGCTCTCGTCATTCTGGTTTTGGCAGCCTGCGAAACCCGCGAACCGCCCACGGCGCGTTATGTGCCGCCGGAGCCTCCGGCACGCGGTCCCAACTCTCCCTTTCCCGTTCCCGAGCCGGTCGACAAGCCGGAACCGGAATTCCCGATCGTGGCCGCGCCGCTCGGCAAGAAAGCCATCGCCACGGCCACGCTGGACGACGTCCCGGGCGGTGGCACCGCAGCGCCGCCGCCGAAGCGGCCCTCCTATGGCGGCAAGGCGTCGGCGCCGTCCGTGCCGCAAGGCACGCCGAAACCTGCCGTTGCCGGCGAGCGGACCATTACCGTCGAATCCGGTGATACGGTCTACGCCCTGGCGCGGCGTCACGGCGTCAATGCGCGCGAGATCATCGAACTGAACGGCCTTGAGCCGCCGTACGGCCTCAGGGTAGGGCAGAAGTTGCGTATTCCCGGCGGCGAGCGCCACTCGGTCGTTCCGGGCGACACCCTTTACAGTATTTCGCGGCGCTATGGGGTCGATATCGATTCCCTGACCCGGGCCAACGGCGTGGGCGAGAACAACGGCATCGTCATCGGTCAGTTGCTGGTCATCCCGGCGGCCACCGGCGGCGCGCTCGAGCCGGCGACCTCGGTGGCGGCGGTCGTGCCCGCCACTCAGGAGGCGGCGCCGCGCAAGCAGGAGAAGGTGCCCGGCGGCTTTATCTGGCCGGCCAGCGGTGAAGTGATCGCGACCTTCGGACCTCAGCGGGGCGGGGCCCACAGCGACGGCATCAACATCCGTCTCCCGCGCGGCACCAAGATCCAGGCGACCGCCGCCGGAACCGTCGTCTATACCGGCAACGAGCTCAAAGGCTTCGGCAACCTCATCCTGCTGCGGCATACGGCGGGCTGGGTTTCCGCCTACGCGCATAATGACGATGTTCTCGTCAGCAGAGGGCAGGCGGTCGGGAAGGGCGCCGTGATCGCCCGGGCCGGATCGAGCGGATCGGTCCAGGAACCCCAACTTCACTTCGAACTCCGCCAGGGCGCTCGGGCCGTCGATCCGATGCAATATCTCCCGCCCGTCTGA
- a CDS encoding ScpA family protein: protein MSDPTSTILSFEEPARPAVDQFVLNIDGWEGPLDVLLMLARNQKVDLAAISILQLAEQYLEFVAAARRVRLELAADYLVMAAWLAYLKSRLLLPEEKNEDEPSGEELAAHLAFRLQRLEAMRERAAELMSRHRVGRDIFLRGMPEGIRVIRKSQYVADLYGLLRAYATQRARNEVSDYRIRRRPIFTMEDALRRLEMLVGHVPDWTSLRQFLPPELADRSLSKSALAATFAAALEYTRQGKLELHQTETFGPLMIRSRIRAAGQDE, encoded by the coding sequence TTGAGCGATCCGACCTCCACGATCCTGTCCTTCGAAGAGCCGGCGCGCCCGGCGGTCGATCAGTTCGTGCTCAACATCGACGGCTGGGAAGGTCCGCTCGACGTGCTGCTGATGCTGGCGCGGAACCAGAAGGTGGATCTGGCCGCCATCTCCATCCTGCAGCTGGCCGAGCAGTATCTGGAATTCGTCGCCGCCGCCCGCCGTGTCAGGCTCGAGTTGGCGGCCGATTATCTAGTGATGGCCGCCTGGCTCGCCTACCTCAAATCCCGCCTGCTGCTGCCCGAGGAGAAGAACGAGGACGAGCCGAGCGGCGAGGAACTGGCCGCGCACCTGGCGTTCCGGCTCCAGCGGCTCGAAGCCATGCGCGAGCGCGCCGCCGAGCTGATGTCCCGCCACCGCGTCGGCCGCGACATCTTCCTGCGCGGCATGCCCGAAGGTATCCGGGTCATCCGCAAATCCCAGTACGTCGCCGATCTCTATGGCCTGCTGCGCGCCTACGCCACCCAGCGCGCCCGCAACGAGGTCAGCGACTACCGGATCCGTCGGCGCCCCATCTTCACCATGGAGGACGCGCTGCGGCGGCTGGAGATGCTGGTCGGCCACGTGCCGGACTGGACCAGCCTGCGCCAGTTCCTGCCGCCCGAGCTGGCCGACCGGTCATTGTCCAAATCGGCGCTGGCGGCTACCTTCGCCGCCGCCCTGGAATATACGCGGCAGGGCAAGCTGGAGCTTCACCAGACCGAAACCTTTGGTCCGCTGATGATCCGGTCCAGGATTCGCGCGGCGGGACAGGACGAATGA
- the tatC gene encoding twin-arginine translocase subunit TatC, with product MSDIPAEDELESSRAPLIEHLIELRRRLLYSVVGFVIMFGICLFWADEIYAFLVHPLAEAMAGHPGRRLIFTGLTEALFTQIKVAFFAASMLSFPIVAGQLWLFVAPGLYKNERHAFLPFLVATPILFMLGAAMAYYIVFPVAWPFFLGFEMNAEQTGGLPIQFEGKVNEYLAIVMKLIFAFGLSFLVPVGLTLLGRVGIISSDWLRDKRKYAIVFIFIVAAVLTPPDPITQSILAIPICLLYEASIWLIRIWEKKRDRDAEI from the coding sequence GTGAGCGATATCCCCGCCGAGGACGAGCTTGAATCCAGCCGGGCACCACTGATCGAGCACCTGATCGAATTGCGGCGCCGTCTGCTCTATTCGGTCGTTGGTTTCGTGATCATGTTCGGCATCTGCCTGTTCTGGGCCGACGAGATCTATGCCTTCCTCGTGCATCCCCTTGCCGAGGCCATGGCCGGTCATCCGGGCCGGCGCCTGATCTTCACCGGCCTGACCGAGGCCCTGTTCACCCAGATCAAGGTGGCGTTCTTCGCGGCGTCCATGCTGTCTTTCCCGATCGTGGCCGGACAGCTGTGGCTGTTCGTCGCGCCGGGCCTCTACAAGAACGAGCGGCACGCCTTCCTGCCGTTCCTGGTTGCCACGCCGATCCTGTTCATGCTCGGCGCTGCGATGGCCTATTACATTGTTTTTCCAGTTGCTTGGCCATTTTTCCTCGGCTTCGAGATGAATGCCGAACAGACCGGTGGCCTGCCGATCCAGTTCGAAGGCAAGGTCAACGAATATCTCGCCATCGTGATGAAGCTGATCTTCGCCTTCGGCCTCAGCTTCCTCGTGCCGGTCGGGCTGACATTGCTCGGCCGCGTCGGCATCATCAGTTCCGACTGGCTGCGCGACAAACGCAAATACGCGATCGTCTTCATTTTCATCGTCGCCGCGGTGCTGACCCCGCCCGATCCGATCACCCAGAGCATCCTCGCGATCCCCATTTGCCTGCTCTATGAAGCATCGATCTGGCTGATCCGTATCTGGGAAAAAAAGCGCGACCGGGATGCGGAGATTTAA
- the tatB gene encoding Sec-independent protein translocase protein TatB, protein MFDVGLPELLVIVLVALVVVGPKDLPKVVRGIARAIAKMRRMADEFMGTVNDYVRESELQELREAVEKTKRAMNGQGDFDDLLDPTGPAKKSRPDDPEKLADAQLAGEGAVPANTIHAPALADPAPPTELPAAEPAPVSVPAKSDDRGTS, encoded by the coding sequence ATGTTCGACGTCGGTCTTCCCGAACTGCTGGTCATCGTGCTCGTCGCCCTCGTGGTCGTCGGCCCGAAGGACCTGCCCAAGGTCGTGCGCGGCATCGCGCGCGCCATCGCCAAGATGCGGCGCATGGCCGACGAGTTCATGGGCACGGTGAACGACTATGTGCGTGAATCCGAACTGCAGGAATTGCGCGAGGCGGTCGAGAAGACCAAGCGGGCCATGAACGGGCAGGGCGATTTCGACGACCTGTTGGACCCGACCGGCCCGGCGAAGAAGTCCAGGCCGGACGATCCGGAGAAACTGGCCGATGCCCAGCTGGCGGGTGAGGGCGCCGTTCCCGCCAACACCATCCATGCGCCGGCCCTGGCCGATCCTGCTCCGCCAACCGAACTCCCGGCAGCCGAGCCCGCGCCGGTCTCCGTGCCGGCCAAGAGCGATGATCGAGGCACCTCGTGA
- the serS gene encoding serine--tRNA ligase has protein sequence MLDIKWIRENPETFDNGLARRRRQPLSTRILELDSSLRALKTRLQEAQAERNAKSKEIGIAKSKGQDVQAIMDAVAALKSEIQNGEESERTLQAELDDLIAGLPNHLDESVPDGADEDANVELRRVGTPPVFGFAPKDHVALGEGLGLMDFDAASRMSGSRFVVLKGALARLDRAISSLMLDLHTTEGGYTETDTPLLVRDDAVFGTGQLPKAAEDMFRTTNDFWLIPTSEVTMTNLVRDQILDAGELPLRFTALSPCFRSEAGAAGKDTRGMIRQHQFKKVELVSITRPEDSEAEHERLLGCAEEVLKRLGLAYRVVILCSGDTGATARKTFDIEVWLPGQDRYREISSCSNTGDFQARRMRARYREEGEKQTRFVHTLNGSGLAVGRTLIAVLENYQQEDGSIVVPQALRPYMGGLEIIGAGRG, from the coding sequence ATGCTCGATATCAAATGGATCCGGGAAAACCCTGAAACCTTCGACAACGGCCTCGCCCGGCGTCGCCGGCAGCCCCTGTCGACAAGGATTCTCGAGCTGGATTCATCGCTCCGCGCGCTGAAGACCCGTCTTCAGGAAGCCCAGGCGGAGCGCAATGCCAAGTCCAAGGAAATCGGCATCGCCAAGTCGAAGGGACAGGACGTCCAGGCGATCATGGATGCCGTCGCGGCGCTGAAAAGCGAGATCCAGAATGGCGAGGAAAGCGAACGCACGCTTCAGGCCGAACTCGACGATTTGATCGCCGGCCTGCCCAATCATCTGGATGAGTCCGTGCCGGACGGCGCCGACGAGGATGCCAATGTTGAACTGCGCCGGGTCGGCACGCCGCCCGTGTTCGGTTTCGCGCCCAAGGATCACGTCGCGCTGGGCGAAGGCCTCGGTCTGATGGATTTCGACGCCGCGTCTCGCATGTCCGGCTCGCGCTTCGTCGTGCTGAAGGGCGCGCTGGCGCGGCTCGACCGGGCGATCAGTTCGCTGATGCTGGATTTGCACACCACGGAAGGCGGCTATACCGAGACCGACACGCCGTTGCTGGTGCGCGACGATGCCGTGTTCGGCACCGGCCAGCTACCCAAGGCCGCCGAGGACATGTTCCGGACAACCAATGATTTCTGGCTGATTCCCACGTCCGAAGTCACCATGACCAATCTGGTGCGCGACCAGATCCTCGACGCGGGTGAGTTGCCCCTGCGCTTCACCGCGCTCTCGCCCTGTTTCCGCTCCGAAGCGGGCGCGGCGGGCAAGGACACGCGCGGCATGATCCGCCAGCACCAGTTCAAGAAGGTCGAACTGGTCAGCATCACCCGGCCCGAGGACTCCGAGGCCGAGCACGAGCGTCTGCTGGGCTGCGCCGAAGAGGTGCTGAAGCGTCTCGGACTGGCGTACCGGGTCGTCATCCTGTGCTCGGGCGATACCGGCGCCACCGCGCGCAAGACCTTCGACATCGAGGTCTGGCTGCCGGGCCAGGACCGCTACCGCGAAATATCGTCCTGTTCCAACACGGGCGATTTTCAGGCCCGCCGGATGCGGGCCCGCTATCGCGAGGAGGGTGAAAAGCAGACCCGCTTCGTTCACACCCTGAACGGCTCGGGCCTCGCCGTCGGCCGCACCCTGATCGCGGTGCTGGAAAATTATCAGCAGGAGGACGGCAGCATCGTCGTTCCCCAGGCCCTGCGGCCCTATATGGGCGGCCTCGAGATCATCGGAGCGGGACGCGGCTGA
- the tatA gene encoding twin-arginine translocase TatA/TatE family subunit, which yields MFNLGWPEILIIVLVIVLLFGRGKISGMMGDVAKGIKSFRKGLSEPDDDVADAKHEDKRMIDRETPLADVTPRKDDAAKS from the coding sequence GTGTTCAATTTGGGCTGGCCGGAAATCCTGATCATCGTGCTGGTGATCGTGCTGCTCTTTGGACGCGGCAAGATTTCGGGCATGATGGGCGATGTCGCCAAAGGCATCAAAAGCTTCCGCAAGGGCTTGTCCGAGCCGGATGACGACGTTGCGGACGCCAAACACGAGGACAAGCGGATGATCGACCGCGAAACGCCGCTTGCCGACGTCACGCCGCGCAAGGACGACGCGGCGAAGAGCTGA
- the surE gene encoding 5'/3'-nucleotidase SurE, producing the protein MSVFALPDVPFDLSHHRILVTNDDGFGAAGIERLEAIARRLSDDVWVAAPEYEQSGTGHSLTLTQPLRFREMGERRFAVRGTPTDCVLLAVNKIIPGKRPTLVLSGFNRGANMGEDVTYSGTVAAAMEGTLLGIPSIALSQSVYPGATDIDWAGAEGAGEQVIRWLASAGWPPEVLMNVNFPDARRGPVSQMEIVVQGQRDPADIQFEQRIDTRGETYFWIGYRRSREHLVEGTDIKAVREGRVSVTPLHLDLTHTATMTALEQAARAAGND; encoded by the coding sequence ATGTCTGTTTTTGCGCTGCCCGACGTCCCGTTCGACCTGTCCCACCACCGGATTCTGGTCACTAATGACGACGGGTTCGGTGCTGCGGGCATCGAGCGCCTCGAGGCCATCGCCCGCCGCCTGAGCGATGATGTCTGGGTCGCGGCGCCCGAATATGAACAGAGCGGCACCGGTCACTCGCTGACCCTGACCCAGCCGCTGCGCTTCCGCGAAATGGGCGAACGGCGCTTCGCGGTGCGCGGCACCCCCACCGATTGCGTCCTGCTCGCGGTCAACAAGATCATCCCGGGCAAGCGGCCGACGCTGGTGCTCTCTGGTTTCAATCGCGGCGCCAACATGGGCGAGGACGTGACCTATTCGGGCACCGTCGCCGCCGCCATGGAAGGCACGCTGCTGGGTATTCCGTCCATCGCGCTCAGCCAGTCGGTCTATCCCGGCGCGACCGATATCGACTGGGCAGGCGCCGAAGGCGCCGGCGAGCAGGTCATTCGGTGGCTTGCGTCCGCCGGCTGGCCGCCCGAAGTCCTGATGAACGTTAACTTCCCCGATGCCCGTCGCGGGCCGGTATCCCAGATGGAAATCGTCGTGCAGGGCCAGCGCGATCCGGCGGACATCCAGTTCGAGCAGCGCATCGACACCCGAGGCGAAACCTATTTCTGGATCGGTTACCGCCGGTCGCGCGAGCATCTGGTCGAGGGCACGGACATCAAGGCCGTGCGCGAGGGCAGGGTATCGGTCACCCCGCTGCATCTCGACCTGACCCACACGGCGACCATGACCGCCCTTGAACAGGCGGCGAGGGCGGCCGGCAATGACTGA
- the scpB gene encoding SMC-Scp complex subunit ScpB — protein sequence MTAERLEHLRMVEALLFAASEPLDEASIAHRLPGHPDVAPLLAELAEEYARRGVNLVRRADKWMFQTAPDLAFLLQQEVQEERRLSRAGQETLAIIAYHQPVTRAEIEEIRGVSVSKGTIDVLMEIGWVRIMGRRQTPGKPVTYGITEQFLVQFGLETIKDLPGLDELKAAGLLDSELPEHFRAIPDELIEDDTEDDAELPLADPLRAPPR from the coding sequence ATGACGGCGGAACGGCTCGAACATCTGCGCATGGTGGAAGCACTGCTGTTCGCCGCGTCCGAACCCCTGGACGAGGCGAGCATCGCCCACCGGCTGCCGGGCCATCCCGACGTGGCGCCGCTGCTGGCCGAACTGGCCGAGGAATATGCGCGCCGCGGCGTCAATCTGGTGCGCCGGGCCGACAAGTGGATGTTCCAGACCGCGCCCGATCTGGCATTCCTGCTCCAGCAGGAAGTGCAGGAGGAGCGCCGCCTTTCCCGCGCCGGCCAGGAAACGCTGGCCATCATCGCCTATCACCAGCCCGTAACCCGCGCCGAGATCGAGGAGATTCGCGGCGTCTCGGTCAGCAAGGGCACCATCGACGTGCTGATGGAGATCGGCTGGGTGCGGATCATGGGCCGCCGGCAGACCCCGGGAAAGCCCGTCACCTATGGCATCACCGAGCAGTTCCTGGTCCAGTTCGGCCTGGAGACCATCAAGGACTTGCCCGGGCTCGACGAGTTGAAGGCGGCGGGCCTCCTCGATTCCGAACTGCCCGAGCATTTCCGGGCCATTCCGGACGAACTGATCGAGGACGATACCGAGGACGACGCCGAACTTCCGCTCGCTGATCCGCTCCGCGCGCCGCCGCGCTGA
- a CDS encoding protein-L-isoaspartate(D-aspartate) O-methyltransferase — protein sequence MTDEARKIRLLMELRRAGINDTDVLSAIERVPRDLFVPDAFRDRAYEDTALPIACGQTISQPYVVAFMTAALQLTRRMLVLEIGTGSGYQTAVLSPLVRRVYTIERQRDLMIESSAKFKQLRLTNVVTRFGDGFKGWPEVAPFDRIIVTAAARDMPQNLVNQLSDGGMMIIPVGPSGNQTIMKVTRRGDAIDTAPLMPTRFVPMLGGTEG from the coding sequence ATGACTGACGAGGCGCGGAAGATCCGCCTGCTGATGGAGCTTCGCCGCGCCGGCATCAACGATACGGACGTGCTGTCGGCCATCGAGCGGGTGCCGCGCGATCTTTTCGTCCCCGATGCCTTCCGCGACCGCGCCTATGAGGACACGGCGCTGCCGATCGCCTGCGGCCAGACCATTTCACAGCCTTACGTGGTGGCGTTCATGACGGCGGCGCTGCAACTGACCCGCCGGATGCTGGTGCTCGAGATCGGCACCGGTTCGGGCTACCAGACGGCGGTCCTTTCTCCGCTGGTGCGCCGCGTCTACACCATCGAGCGGCAACGCGACCTGATGATCGAATCGAGCGCCAAGTTCAAGCAGCTCCGCCTGACCAATGTGGTGACCCGCTTCGGCGATGGCTTCAAGGGCTGGCCGGAAGTCGCGCCCTTCGACCGGATCATCGTCACGGCCGCGGCCCGAGACATGCCGCAAAATCTGGTCAATCAGCTCTCCGATGGCGGCATGATGATCATTCCGGTTGGACCCTCGGGCAATCAGACGATCATGAAAGTGACACGGCGCGGCGACGCCATCGACACCGCGCCCCTGATGCCGACGCGGTTTGTCCCCATGCTCGGCGGGACCGAGGGGTAG